A single genomic interval of Oryza sativa Japonica Group chromosome 7, ASM3414082v1 harbors:
- the LOC4343346 gene encoding ribosomal RNA small subunit methyltransferase, mitochondrial produces the protein MKRAVSSIRSRDVAHLAAAATAPSPAAAEAWDGRFRLHKPRGQHLLTNPRVLDAIVRRAALRPGDAVLEVGPGTGNLTVRLLESPAARVSAVEIDPRMVDAVTARVDALGLAHKLTVIRADAVEAEFPEFDVCVANIPYGISSPLIAKLLFGPYRFRAATLLLQKEFARRLVAAPGDSEYNRLAANVRMVADARLLMDVSKRDFVPMPKVDSSLVEIRPRAAEPNVDLAEWLAFTRSCFGQKNKTLGAIFKQKRKVLELFRRSRCAEERCDGNANAGGGSRLIALGGGDDDGDMSDGDSNEGHDGAPSFSEEEVAVFKAKITGALESCELAGKRPSKLSNDELLRLLKLLNEQGVRFQ, from the exons ATGAAGCGGGCCGTCTCCAGCATCCGCAGCCGCGACGtggcccacctcgccgccgccgccaccgccccctcgccagcggcggcggaggcgtgggaCGGGCGGTTCCGGCTGCACAAGCCGCGGGGGCAGCACCTGCTCACCAACCCGCGCGTCCTCGACGCCatcgtccgccgcgccgcgctgcgcccgggcgacgccgtcctcgaggTCGGCCCGGGCACCGGCAACCTCACCGTCCGCCTCCTCGAGTCCCCCGCCGCCCGCGTGTCCGCCGTCGAGATCGATCCGCGCATGGTCGACGCCGTCACCGCCCGCGTCGacgccctcggcctcgcgcaCAAGCTCACG GTGATCAGGGCGGATGCCGTGGAGGCCGAGTTCCCGGAGTTCGACGTGTGCGTGGCCAACATCCCCTACGGGATCTCCTCGCCGCTCATCGCGAAGCTGCTGTTCGGCCCCTACCGGTTCCGCGCGGCGacgctgctgctgcagaaggAGTTCGCGCGGCGGCTCGTGGCCGCGCCGGGGGACTCGGAGTACAACCGCCTGGCGGCGAACGTGCGGATGGTCGCCGACGCGAGGCTGCTCATGGACGTGAGCAAGAGGGACTTCGTGCCCATGCCCAAGGTGGACTCCTCCCTCGTCGAGATCCGGCCGAGGGCGGCCGAGCCCAACGTCGACCTCGCCGAGTGGCTGGCCTTCACGCGGTCGTGCTTCGGCCAGAAGAACAAGACCCTCGGCGCGATCTTCAAGCAGAAGAGGAAGGTCTTGGAGCTCTTCAGGAGATCCCGGTGCGCGGAGGAACGCTGCGACGGCAATGCCAATGCCGGTGGCGGCAGCAGACTCATCGCActtggcggtggcgacgacgacggtgacatGAGCGACGGCGACAGCAATGAAGGCCACGACGGAGCACCCAGCTTCAGTGAGGAAGAGGTCGCCGTGTTCAAGGCGAAGATCACCGGTGCGTTGGAGTCCTGTGAGCTCGCCGGCAAGAGGCCCTCCAAGCTGTCGAACGACGAGCTCCTGCGTTTGCTCAAGTTGCTCAATGAACAAGGGGTACGGTTTCAGTAG
- the LOC4343348 gene encoding probable 5'-adenylylsulfate reductase 1, chloroplastic — translation MASATASISSHSVALRDLKAARIGAVKQQVAAAPAAGTAAARAQRARAVRPLRAAEPARQPVSASAAAAPAAAPVAEDAAAAAVDAPAPAVDYEALAQELQGASPLEIMDRALAMFGSDIAIAFSGAEDVALIEYAKLTGRPFRVFSLDTGRLNPETYQLFDKVEKHYGIRIEYMFPDAGEVQALVRAKGLFSFYEDGHQECCRARKVRPLRRALRGLRAWITGQRKDQSPGTRAAIPVVQVDPSFEGLAGGAGSLVKWNPVANVDGKDVWTFLRAMDVPVNALHAQGYVSIGCEPCTRPVLPGQHEREGRWWWEDAKAKECGLHKGNIDDQGGAAAAAAHKAGGANGNGSAGAPDIFESSGVVSLTRAGVENLLRLESRAEPWLVVLYAPWCPFCQAMEASYLELAERLGGAGGGVKVGKFRADGEQKAFAQQELQLQSFPTILLFPSRTARPIKYPSEKRDVDSLLAFVNSLR, via the exons ATGGCTTCCGCTACCGCTTCCATCTCGTCCCACTCCGTCGCCCTCCGCGACCTCAAAG CTGCGAGGATTGGAGCCGTGAAGCAGCAGGTGGCCGCGGCCCCGGcggcgggcacggcggcggcgagggcccaGCGCGCGAGGGCGGTGCGCCCGCTGCGCGCGGCGGAGCCGGCGAGGCAGCccgtctccgcctccgcggcggcggcgccggccgccgcgcccgtggcggaggacgccgccgccgccgccgtcgacgcccctGCTCCGGCCGTGGACTACGAGGCCCTGGCCCAGGAGCTGCAGGGCGCGTCGCCGCTGGAGATCATGGATCGGGCACTCGCCATGTTCGGATCCGACATCGCCATCGCCTTCAG cggGGCGGAGGACGTGGCGCTGATCGAGTACGCGAAGCTGACGGGGCGTCCGTTCCGCGTGTTCAGCCTGGACACGGGGCGGCTGAACCCGGAGACGTACCAGCTGTTCGACAAGGTGGAGAAGCACTACGGGATCCGGATCGAGTACATGTTCccggacgccggcgaggtgcaGGCGCTGGTGCGCGCCAAGGGCCTCTTCTCCTTCTACGAGGACGGCCACCAGGAGTGCTGCCGCGCCCGCAAGGTGCgcccgctccgccgcgcgctccgcGGCCTCAGGGCCTGGATCACCGGCCAGCGCAAGGACCAGTCCCCGGGCACCCGCGCCGCCATCCCCGTCGTCCAGGTCGACCCCTCCTTCGAGGGCCTCGCTGGCGGCGCCGGCAGCCTCGTCAAGTGGAACCCCGTCGCCAACGTCGACGGCAAGGACGTGTGGACCTTCCTCCGCGCCATGGATGTCCCCGTCAACGCCCTGCACGCCCAGGGGTACGTCTCGATCGGGTGCGAGCCGTGCACCAGGCCCGTGCTTCCCGGCCAGCACGAGCGGgaagggcggtggtggtgggaggaCGCCAAGGCCAAGGAGTGCGGCCTCCACAAGGGGAACATCGACGACCagggtggggcggcggcggcggcggcgcacaagGCCGGCGGCGCCAACGGCAACGGGTCGGCCGGCGCGCCGGACATCTTCGAGAGCAGCGGCGTGGTGAGCCTCACCCGCGCCGGCGTCGAGAACCTGCTCCGCCTGGAGAGCCGCGCGGAGCCGTGGCTGGTGGTGCTGTACGCGCCGTGGTGCCCCTTCTGCCAGGCCATGGAGGCGTCCTACCTGGAGCTCGCCGAGAGGctgggcggcgcgggcggcggcgtgaaGGTGGGCAAGTTCCGCGCCGACGGCGAGCAGAAGGCGTTCGCGCAGCAGGAGCTGCAGCTGCAGAGCTTCCCGACCATCCTCCTCTTCCCGAGCCGCACCGCGAGGCCGATCAAGTACCCGTCGGAGAAGCGGGACGTCGACTCGCTCCTCGCCTTCGTCAACAGCCTCCGATGA
- the LOC9270589 gene encoding uncharacterized protein, whose product MVLLPQILPSPRLAAAAASPNSAFRPAPRLHSSAPARRGRGARLATAASASGSGSGSSPSSPEPYQPAESDDGLVELPLFPLPLVLFPDATHALHIFEFRYRIMMHTVLQTDLRFGVVFAGSGAGGAADVGCVGEVVKHERLADDRFFLICKGQERFRVARVVRTKPYLVAAVQWLEDRPPAETPAPGDDAEALATDVEALMRDVIRIANRLNGKPEKDVGDLRRGLFPTPFSFYVGNTFEGAPREQQALLELEDTAARLRRERDTLRNTLNYLTAASAVKDAFPSSPSSG is encoded by the coding sequence ATGGTGCTCCTCCCCCAAATcctcccctccccgcgcctcgccgccgcggccgcctcccccAACAGCGCATTCCGCCCGGCGCCCCGCCTCCACTCCTCCGCCCCGGCCCGACGCGGGCGAGGGGCCCGCCTCGCCACCGCGGCGAGCGCGTCGGGGTCGGGGTcggggtcgtcgccgtcgtcgccggagccgtACCAGCCGGCGGAGTCGGACGACGGGCTGGTGGAGCTGCCGCTGTTCCCGCTGCCGCTCGTGCTGTTCCCGGACGCGACCCACGCGCTGCACATCTTCGAGTTCCGCTACCGCATCATGATGCACACCGTGCTCCAGACCGACCTCCGCTTCGGGGTGGTGTTCGCCGGGTCCGGCGCCGGGGGCGCCGCCGACGTCGGGTGCGTCGGGGAGGTCGTCAAGCACGAGCGCCTCGCCGACGACCGCTTCTTCCTCATCTGCAAGGGGCAGGAGCGGTTCCGCGTCGCGCGGGTCGTGCGCACCAAGCCctacctcgtcgccgccgtgcagtGGCTCGAGGACCGCCCGCCCGCCGAGACCCCCGCGCCGGGGGACGACGCCGAGGCGCTCGCCACCGACGTCGAGGCCCTCATGCGGGACGTCATACGCATCGCCAACCGCCTCAACGGCAAGCCCGAGAAGGACGTCGGGGACCTGCGGCGGGGCCTCTTCCCCACCCCTTTCTCCTTCTACGTCGGCAACACCTTCGAGGGCGCGCCGCGGGAGCAGCAGGCGCTCCTCGAGCTTGAGGACACCGCCGCCAGGCTGCGCCGCGAGCGGGACACGCTCCGCAACACGCTCAACTacctcaccgccgcctccgccgtcaagGACGCCTtcccctcgtcgccgtcgtcgggatGA